A window of the Branchiibius hedensis genome harbors these coding sequences:
- a CDS encoding ArsR/SmtB family transcription factor: protein MSVPLYQAKAEFFRTLGHPVRIRILELLSEREHAVHELLAEIGVEASSLSQQLSVLRRSSLVTSQRRDGEVIYAIAVPEVNDLLQAARQILSAVAAEQADLIAQLARTTH, encoded by the coding sequence ATGTCGGTCCCGCTCTATCAGGCGAAAGCCGAGTTCTTCCGCACGCTCGGCCACCCGGTGCGCATCCGGATCCTGGAGTTGCTGTCCGAACGCGAGCACGCGGTCCACGAGTTGCTCGCCGAGATCGGTGTCGAGGCCTCCAGCCTGTCCCAGCAGTTGAGTGTGCTGCGGCGCTCCTCCCTGGTCACCTCGCAACGGCGAGATGGCGAGGTCATCTACGCGATCGCCGTACCCGAAGTGAACGATCTGCTCCAGGCCGCCCGGCAGATCCTCTCGGCGGTCGCCGCAGAGCAGGCCGACCTCATTGCCCAACTCGCCCGCACCACCCACTGA